In Halorubellus sp. JP-L1, one DNA window encodes the following:
- a CDS encoding RNA methyltransferase gives MRDDDAPAGDAPVGDADATDAGDAPPLHGSNAPAVAVVGAQTPGNVGTIARAMKNFGMTELLLVDPPEDVWDPDGVAYGYAGHAREDVMPGAREVDLDDLVENYYTVGCTATTNEDCRSHVRFPFYTPAELPEHLAGVDADVCLVFGREDRGLDNAELERLDAVSSIPASADYPVLNLGQAATVTLYEMREATVAETQHPDRVRERASEREIERLYTEFESVLDAINHPDAKRQKTTRMFRRLLARTHPTEREVSTLTGILRRASERPERDD, from the coding sequence ATGAGAGACGACGACGCACCCGCAGGGGACGCACCCGTCGGCGACGCGGACGCGACCGACGCGGGCGACGCACCACCACTCCACGGCTCGAACGCGCCGGCGGTCGCAGTCGTCGGCGCGCAGACGCCCGGGAACGTCGGGACGATCGCTCGCGCGATGAAGAACTTCGGCATGACCGAGCTCCTGCTCGTCGATCCGCCAGAGGACGTCTGGGACCCCGACGGCGTCGCGTACGGGTACGCCGGCCACGCCCGCGAGGACGTCATGCCGGGTGCGAGAGAGGTCGACCTCGACGACCTCGTCGAGAACTACTACACCGTCGGCTGTACGGCGACGACGAACGAGGACTGCCGGAGTCACGTCCGCTTCCCGTTCTACACGCCCGCGGAACTCCCAGAGCACCTCGCTGGCGTGGACGCGGACGTCTGCCTCGTGTTCGGCCGCGAAGACCGGGGTCTCGACAACGCCGAACTCGAGCGTCTCGACGCCGTCTCCTCGATCCCAGCGAGCGCCGACTACCCCGTCCTCAACCTCGGACAGGCGGCGACGGTGACCCTGTACGAGATGCGGGAGGCGACCGTCGCGGAGACCCAGCACCCCGACCGCGTCCGCGAACGCGCCAGCGAACGCGAGATCGAGCGCCTCTACACCGAGTTCGAGAGCGTGCTCGACGCCATCAACCACCCCGACGCGAAGCGCCAGAAGACCACGCGGATGTTCCGGCGCCTCCTCGCTCGCACGCACCCGACCGAGCGCGAGGTGTCGACGCTCACCGGCATCCTCCGGCGCGCGAGCGAACGCCCCGAGCGCGACGACTGA
- the folP gene encoding dihydropteroate synthase encodes MDSVDAAGLGIGDDHPPRVMGVLNVSEESPYDPSVFDDPGEAAAYVDEELIGEGADVVDVGLESANKRFDVLTAEQELARLDTAVETLESTSGDAVWSIETRYAEVAEAALDAGFDMVNDIAGFADPALPEVCEARDVAVAKMASPPDLERPGAVEETPWAERKGAAWAERADYVDMVYEALKQNGLTEKTIVDPAFGGWSEAQTIEQDRDAFRRLREFRGLGRPMLVSINRKNFLRSLTGRSTADALASSLAATSMAVERGAHVVRTHDVRETVDAVAVGREFARDRARGGDPVVEELDVTTPAEARRHAERLGVDAAIAAESVARIYAVDGVDDDTAAALAAAAADAGVGYAPTTGGGCVLAGSVAAFEQLSAGERDADGALASILSRTRTSGY; translated from the coding sequence ATGGACAGCGTCGACGCCGCGGGCCTCGGCATCGGGGACGACCACCCGCCGCGGGTGATGGGCGTACTGAACGTGAGCGAGGAGTCGCCGTACGACCCGAGCGTCTTCGACGACCCGGGCGAGGCAGCGGCGTACGTCGACGAGGAGTTGATCGGGGAGGGCGCGGACGTCGTCGACGTCGGCCTGGAGTCCGCGAACAAGCGCTTCGACGTCCTGACCGCCGAGCAGGAGCTAGCGCGGCTCGACACGGCGGTGGAGACCCTGGAGTCGACGTCCGGCGACGCGGTCTGGTCGATCGAGACGCGGTACGCCGAGGTCGCCGAGGCGGCGCTCGACGCCGGGTTCGACATGGTGAACGACATCGCGGGGTTCGCGGACCCCGCGCTCCCCGAGGTGTGCGAGGCCAGGGACGTGGCGGTGGCGAAGATGGCGAGTCCGCCGGACCTCGAGCGGCCGGGCGCGGTCGAGGAGACGCCGTGGGCGGAGCGGAAGGGCGCGGCGTGGGCGGAACGCGCGGACTACGTCGATATGGTGTACGAGGCCCTGAAGCAGAACGGGCTGACGGAGAAGACGATCGTCGACCCGGCGTTCGGCGGGTGGTCCGAGGCGCAGACGATCGAGCAGGACCGGGATGCGTTCCGGCGCCTGCGCGAGTTCCGCGGGCTCGGGCGGCCGATGCTCGTCTCGATCAACCGGAAGAACTTCCTGCGGAGCCTGACGGGTCGGTCGACGGCGGACGCGCTCGCGTCGTCGCTCGCGGCGACGTCGATGGCGGTCGAGCGCGGCGCGCACGTCGTCCGGACGCACGACGTCCGGGAGACCGTGGACGCGGTCGCGGTCGGTCGCGAGTTCGCGCGCGACCGCGCTCGCGGCGGCGATCCGGTCGTGGAGGAACTGGACGTGACGACGCCCGCGGAGGCGCGCCGGCACGCCGAACGCCTCGGCGTGGACGCCGCGATCGCGGCCGAGTCGGTCGCTCGCATCTACGCCGTCGACGGCGTCGACGACGATACCGCGGCGGCGCTCGCCGCGGCCGCGGCCGACGCCGGAGTCGGGTATGCTCCGACTACTGGGGGCGGATGCGTGCTCGCGGGGTCGGTCGCCGCCTTCGAGCAGCTTTCCGCCGGGGAACGGGACGCTGACGGTGCTCTCGCGTCTATTCTCTCTCGAACGCGGACATCCGGCTACTAA
- a CDS encoding 6-hydroxymethylpterin diphosphokinase MptE-like protein produces MDFEQFEPAYESILADFGFGRASDERARDVLVGLEPGGSLADFEAVLGGREVAVVAPGPTLSAELDAVEEAEAVLAVSSAAGVLREHDVAVDGYVTDLDATPELAPSLSAAAVPTAVHAHGDNVPAVRSVVPECDREHVLGTTQAAPVDGVANVGGFTDGDRAAYLADHVGAGSLSFPGWDLDDDAVDPTKARKLAWATRLLAVLERDRRDRLGDRVHFDVLDGHRDDLDLDFWP; encoded by the coding sequence ATGGACTTCGAGCAGTTCGAGCCGGCGTACGAATCCATCCTCGCGGACTTCGGGTTCGGGCGGGCGAGCGACGAGCGCGCGCGGGACGTCCTCGTAGGGCTGGAGCCGGGTGGGTCGCTCGCGGACTTCGAGGCCGTCTTGGGGGGTCGCGAGGTCGCCGTCGTCGCTCCGGGGCCGACGCTGTCGGCGGAGTTGGACGCCGTCGAGGAGGCGGAGGCGGTGCTCGCGGTGTCCTCGGCCGCGGGCGTGCTCCGCGAGCACGACGTCGCCGTCGACGGGTACGTGACGGACCTCGACGCGACGCCGGAGCTCGCGCCGTCGCTGTCGGCGGCGGCCGTCCCGACGGCGGTACACGCACACGGCGACAACGTCCCCGCGGTGCGGTCGGTCGTCCCGGAGTGCGACCGCGAGCACGTGCTCGGGACGACGCAGGCCGCGCCCGTCGACGGCGTCGCGAACGTCGGCGGGTTCACGGACGGCGACCGGGCGGCGTACCTCGCGGACCACGTCGGCGCGGGCTCGCTGTCCTTCCCCGGCTGGGACCTCGACGACGACGCCGTCGATCCGACAAAGGCGCGTAAGCTCGCGTGGGCGACGCGCCTGCTCGCCGTGCTCGAACGCGACCGCCGCGACCGCCTCGGCGACCGCGTCCACTTCGACGTCCTCGACGGCCACCGCGACGACCTCGACCTCGACTTCTGGCCGTGA
- a CDS encoding FAD-binding oxidoreductase codes for MHHDVSFLDDLAVEGEVSTSPGTLESHAADWGTPDGEGVAPDAVVYPESTADVSSVLAAATDRGVPVTPYAAGTGLEGNAVPVEAGISMDLTRMDSILDVRPGDFQMDVQPGVMGSAVDERAGVEGLWFPPLPSSGDISTVGGMIATDAGGMGTVKYGEVKDWLVRLEVVLADGTVVDSGTRAIKSSAGYNLTELVAGSEGTLGVVTEATLELDGRPRQIRGGRAVFPDLDHATAAVTDAVQSGVDVAKIELVDETSARMANAYAGVDLPDAPTVFVEFHADHGVDEEVRYCREVFDAHDPLRFEVAADGEGMADLWQARRDLAFAIRSYDPNLTPLHPGDVTVPISEYGAMVRYAKDLADEYDVVMPCFGHAGDGNVHYSVLVDEDDPEAVATGEDVYRRIVERAIELGGTSTGEHGIGRGKREYLEAERGPGAVDAMKRIKDALDPTGTLNPGKIFDED; via the coding sequence ATGCATCACGACGTGTCCTTCCTCGATGACCTGGCGGTCGAGGGCGAGGTGTCGACGTCGCCGGGGACCCTGGAGAGTCACGCGGCGGACTGGGGGACGCCCGACGGCGAGGGCGTGGCACCGGACGCCGTCGTCTACCCGGAGAGTACGGCCGACGTCTCTTCGGTGCTGGCGGCAGCGACCGACCGCGGCGTCCCCGTGACGCCGTACGCTGCAGGGACCGGCCTGGAGGGGAACGCGGTCCCGGTCGAGGCGGGCATCAGCATGGACCTGACGCGGATGGACTCGATCCTCGACGTCCGGCCCGGGGACTTCCAGATGGACGTCCAGCCGGGCGTGATGGGGTCCGCGGTCGACGAGCGCGCGGGCGTCGAGGGCCTGTGGTTCCCGCCGCTCCCGTCGTCGGGCGACATCTCGACCGTCGGTGGCATGATCGCGACCGACGCCGGTGGCATGGGGACCGTGAAGTACGGCGAAGTGAAGGACTGGCTCGTTCGCCTGGAGGTCGTGCTCGCGGACGGCACCGTCGTCGACTCGGGGACGCGCGCGATCAAGTCGAGCGCGGGCTACAACCTCACCGAACTCGTCGCGGGGAGCGAGGGCACGCTCGGCGTCGTCACCGAGGCGACCCTCGAGCTGGACGGACGGCCGCGCCAGATCCGGGGCGGTCGCGCGGTGTTCCCCGACCTCGACCACGCGACCGCGGCCGTCACGGACGCCGTGCAGTCCGGCGTCGACGTCGCGAAGATCGAGCTCGTCGACGAGACGAGCGCGCGGATGGCGAACGCGTACGCGGGCGTCGACCTCCCGGACGCGCCGACGGTGTTCGTCGAGTTCCACGCGGACCACGGCGTCGACGAGGAGGTCCGGTACTGTCGGGAAGTGTTCGACGCGCACGACCCGCTCCGGTTCGAGGTCGCCGCCGACGGCGAGGGCATGGCCGACCTCTGGCAGGCCCGGCGCGACCTGGCCTTCGCCATCCGGAGCTACGACCCGAACCTGACGCCGCTGCACCCCGGCGACGTCACCGTCCCGATCAGCGAGTACGGCGCGATGGTGCGCTACGCGAAGGACCTCGCCGACGAGTACGACGTCGTCATGCCCTGTTTCGGGCACGCGGGCGACGGGAACGTCCACTACTCTGTGCTCGTCGACGAAGACGATCCGGAGGCGGTCGCGACGGGCGAGGACGTCTACCGCCGCATCGTCGAGCGCGCCATCGAACTCGGCGGGACGTCGACCGGCGAGCACGGCATCGGCCGCGGGAAGCGCGAGTACCTCGAAGCCGAGCGCGGACCGGGCGCGGTCGACGCGATGAAACGAATCAAGGACGCCCTCGATCCGACCGGGACGCTGAATCCCGGGAAGATATTCGACGAGGACTGA
- a CDS encoding SHOCT domain-containing protein, giving the protein MSEHGNEAVDDDGEDLLETLPAIIAVATLGIGATTAILGLGEVTAIVFVVGWLLLTPLSAILGETTAVRNFVSGATSGRATRSSTESERERGEDAALEELKGRYARGELDEAEFERRTATLLENESIEDVRSRVERTADAGSHDGPTEREHAADRDGEREPEYET; this is encoded by the coding sequence ATGAGCGAGCACGGGAACGAGGCCGTCGACGACGACGGCGAGGACCTCCTCGAGACCCTCCCCGCCATCATCGCGGTCGCGACGCTCGGCATCGGTGCGACGACGGCGATTCTCGGTCTCGGCGAGGTGACGGCGATCGTCTTCGTCGTCGGCTGGCTGCTGTTGACGCCGCTCTCGGCGATCCTCGGCGAGACGACGGCCGTCCGGAACTTCGTCTCCGGCGCGACGAGCGGACGCGCGACGCGGTCGTCGACCGAGAGCGAGCGCGAGCGAGGCGAGGACGCCGCCCTCGAGGAACTGAAGGGTCGGTACGCTCGCGGCGAGCTGGACGAGGCGGAGTTCGAGCGACGCACCGCCACGCTCCTCGAGAACGAGTCCATCGAGGACGTCCGGTCCCGCGTCGAACGGACCGCCGACGCCGGGAGCCACGACGGCCCAACCGAACGCGAGCACGCCGCCGACCGCGACGGCGAGCGGGAGCCGGAGTACGAGACGTGA
- a CDS encoding tubulin/FtsZ family protein, translating to MKLALIGFGNAGSKIVDELLYHEHDTDLDFVRAALAINSARTDLAKLDYVPPENQMLIGQTHERVKGQGVGADPDLGAEVTRQDLHEIERALDEIPLYDVDAFLVAAGLGGGTGSGGAPVLASGLRAKFDEPVYGLGVLPSDEEGGRAAFNAARSFQSFVEASDNVLVFDNDAWRGSQDTVGAGYERTNRELAKRLGTLFAAGNVGDEVAENAMDASDVRRTLATGGVSTIAYAETELSPGTVESKGLLSRFKRNGDAEDVDAAQKVSGLVRQAIQSRLTCPADVSSVERSLVVVAGPSGEFSRKGLERARQWVEQETGSMEVLAGDSPQPNADRLSAVVVLSNPTDVRRVDELQGRAVDAKGNMEAQEDEREDAIEDLITDDAGELDPI from the coding sequence ATGAAACTGGCGCTCATCGGATTCGGGAACGCTGGCAGCAAGATCGTCGACGAGTTGCTGTACCACGAGCACGATACGGACCTGGACTTCGTGCGGGCGGCGCTCGCGATCAACTCGGCGCGCACGGACCTCGCGAAGCTCGACTACGTGCCGCCCGAGAACCAGATGCTCATCGGGCAGACCCACGAGCGCGTGAAGGGCCAGGGCGTCGGCGCGGACCCCGACCTTGGCGCGGAGGTGACGCGCCAGGACCTCCACGAGATCGAGCGCGCGCTCGACGAGATCCCGCTGTACGACGTCGACGCGTTCCTCGTCGCCGCGGGCCTCGGTGGTGGCACCGGGAGCGGTGGTGCGCCGGTGCTCGCGTCGGGCCTCCGCGCGAAGTTCGACGAACCCGTGTACGGCCTCGGCGTCCTGCCGAGCGACGAAGAGGGTGGTCGAGCGGCGTTCAACGCGGCGCGGTCGTTCCAGTCGTTCGTCGAGGCGTCGGACAACGTCCTGGTGTTCGACAACGACGCGTGGCGCGGGAGCCAGGACACCGTCGGCGCGGGCTACGAACGGACGAACCGCGAGCTCGCGAAGCGACTCGGGACGCTGTTCGCCGCGGGGAACGTCGGCGACGAGGTGGCGGAGAACGCGATGGACGCGAGCGACGTCCGGCGGACGCTCGCGACCGGCGGCGTGTCGACGATCGCGTACGCGGAGACGGAGCTGTCGCCTGGGACCGTCGAGTCCAAGGGCCTGCTGTCGCGGTTCAAGCGCAACGGCGACGCGGAGGACGTCGACGCAGCCCAGAAGGTGAGTGGCCTCGTCCGGCAGGCCATCCAGTCGCGACTGACGTGCCCGGCGGACGTCTCCTCCGTCGAGCGGTCGCTCGTCGTCGTCGCCGGTCCCTCCGGCGAGTTCTCGCGGAAGGGCCTGGAGCGAGCGCGCCAGTGGGTCGAGCAGGAGACCGGGAGCATGGAGGTCCTCGCGGGCGACAGCCCGCAGCCGAACGCGGACCGGCTCTCGGCCGTAGTCGTGCTGTCGAACCCGACGGACGTCCGGCGCGTCGACGAACTCCAGGGAAGGGCGGTGGACGCAAAGGGGAACATGGAGGCCCAGGAGGACGAACGCGAGGACGCCATCGAGGACCTCATCACGGACGACGCCGGGGAACTCGACCCCATCTGA
- a CDS encoding thiamine pyrophosphate-binding protein: MSEYTGADLFVDALETYGIEHVFGNPGTTELPVTRALADGDVEYVLGLHEDVAVGAAAGYASTRLAYADELDGLPAGVVNLHVAPGTAHGLGNLYDASITGAPLVVTAGAHGRGFRHEEPILEGDTVAMTEEFTKWSAEVLDVEALPTMLRRAFRVACTPPTGPVFLALPLDVMRAETDARPEDTGGIIQNPGRGDPAALEEAANRVVDANDPVLVVGDHVPRHAAHSAVDPVAAAVAFAEAAGARVHGEILSSEASFPTDHDQWVSHIPPSEEFAQALLNTDTIVFAGTSTNTTLWDHDEPLVPGDPTCVHLASDPWEVAKNQPGTGVTGDLGHLLADLAERVDARLDEAEREKRLDGVAAMKTFAESKVAELASSDVDDPRPSKPDLVDALRAVAPDAYVVDEGVTAKYALLSRWDFEPGDLTSNKGGGLGYGLPASVGAALAESMRPERERRDVVGFVGDGSYMYYPQSVQMAASLGVDLTVVVVDNRNYRILKENQRAMFGDDEDEADFVGMNFDPPVDVAASARANGVDGRVVDPDADLEGALADAIDSSGPVVVDVPVHD; encoded by the coding sequence ATGAGCGAATACACGGGCGCGGACCTGTTCGTCGACGCCCTCGAGACGTACGGCATCGAGCACGTGTTCGGGAACCCAGGAACGACCGAGCTACCGGTGACGCGGGCGCTCGCGGACGGCGACGTCGAGTACGTCCTCGGCCTGCACGAGGACGTCGCCGTCGGTGCGGCCGCGGGGTACGCGAGCACGCGCCTGGCGTACGCGGACGAACTCGACGGCCTGCCGGCCGGCGTGGTGAACCTCCACGTCGCACCGGGGACCGCGCACGGCCTCGGGAACCTCTACGACGCGAGCATCACGGGCGCGCCGCTGGTCGTGACGGCGGGCGCGCACGGCCGCGGGTTCCGGCACGAGGAACCGATCCTCGAGGGCGATACGGTCGCGATGACCGAGGAGTTCACGAAGTGGAGCGCGGAGGTGCTCGACGTCGAGGCGCTCCCGACGATGCTCCGGCGCGCGTTCCGCGTCGCGTGCACGCCGCCGACCGGTCCCGTCTTCCTCGCGCTCCCGCTGGACGTCATGCGCGCCGAGACGGACGCCCGCCCCGAGGACACCGGTGGCATCATCCAGAATCCGGGGCGAGGCGACCCGGCCGCTCTGGAGGAGGCCGCGAACCGGGTCGTCGACGCGAACGACCCCGTGCTCGTCGTCGGCGATCACGTCCCGCGGCACGCCGCGCACTCAGCGGTCGACCCCGTCGCGGCCGCCGTCGCGTTCGCGGAGGCCGCCGGCGCGCGCGTCCACGGCGAGATCCTCTCGAGCGAGGCCTCGTTCCCGACGGACCACGACCAGTGGGTGAGTCACATCCCACCGAGCGAGGAGTTCGCGCAGGCGCTCCTCAACACCGATACCATCGTGTTCGCGGGGACGTCCACGAACACGACGCTCTGGGACCACGACGAACCGCTCGTCCCCGGCGACCCGACGTGCGTCCACCTCGCTTCGGACCCGTGGGAGGTCGCGAAGAACCAGCCCGGGACGGGCGTCACCGGCGACCTCGGGCACCTCCTCGCGGACCTCGCCGAGCGCGTCGACGCGCGCCTCGACGAAGCAGAACGAGAGAAGCGACTGGACGGCGTCGCGGCGATGAAGACGTTCGCAGAGTCGAAGGTCGCAGAGCTCGCGTCGAGCGACGTCGACGACCCGCGGCCGTCCAAGCCCGACCTCGTGGACGCGCTCCGGGCGGTCGCCCCTGACGCGTACGTCGTCGACGAGGGCGTCACCGCGAAGTACGCGCTCCTGTCGCGCTGGGACTTCGAACCCGGCGACCTCACGTCGAACAAGGGCGGTGGCCTCGGCTACGGGCTCCCGGCGAGCGTCGGCGCGGCGCTCGCGGAGTCGATGCGACCCGAGCGCGAGCGCCGGGACGTCGTCGGGTTCGTCGGCGACGGCTCGTACATGTACTACCCCCAGAGCGTTCAGATGGCGGCGAGCCTCGGCGTCGACCTCACCGTCGTCGTCGTCGACAACCGGAACTACCGCATCCTCAAGGAGAACCAGCGCGCGATGTTCGGCGACGACGAGGACGAGGCCGACTTCGTCGGGATGAACTTCGACCCGCCCGTCGACGTCGCGGCGAGCGCTCGCGCAAACGGTGTCGACGGCCGCGTCGTCGACCCCGACGCGGACCTGGAGGGCGCGCTCGCGGACGCCATCGATTCATCGGGACCGGTCGTCGTCGACGTCCCCGTCCACGACTGA